The Sporocytophaga myxococcoides genome contains the following window.
AAGGTTCGTCACTACTGCACCAAGGTGTGAAAACTCGCTGGTTTCATATTCAGTTGATGTCTTCACCCAATTATCTTCATCAAGACGTGCACAGAGACCAGCCTGATCATATCTGTGTTTGGGAGAAAAAGATACAGTTGTTGTCATTTCAAAATCGCCTTCAACTTCTTTATATAAAAAATGAGCATTATCGTTTCTGAATCCATAATGTGTTCTTTGCCAGAAATCAGAACCTGAATCAGGTTCAATCAATAATCCTTCTGAAGTTATCTTCCAGGATTTAGGCTCTTGAAACCATTTGAAATTTTTAATGCTATCTGAATTGATCATGTTTAATGTTGAAATGTTTTTGGTTTCCTCTGGTGTCTGGTTCTTTTGTTCTTTGCATGATATTAGGAGCATTAAACATAAAAAGAAACAGAATAAG
Protein-coding sequences here:
- a CDS encoding DUF1349 domain-containing protein, which encodes MLLISCKEQKNQTPEETKNISTLNMINSDSIKNFKWFQEPKSWKITSEGLLIEPDSGSDFWQRTHYGFRNDNAHFLYKEVEGDFEMTTTVSFSPKHRYDQAGLCARLDEDNWVKTSTEYETSEFSHLGAVVTNLGYSDWSTQEIPADIRRVEYKIIRKGQDFEIYAKYGKKDFQQIRIAHLHKEAPKINIGLYACSPTDKGFSALFETFEIKKKEK